The Setaria viridis chromosome 6, Setaria_viridis_v4.0, whole genome shotgun sequence genome includes the window AGCGCAGCCACCATATCCATGAAGTTCCGCGCCACCACCAAAACCTGCGGCATCTTCAGTGCACCTGTGGAGAACGGAGGGGTGGGTTCTAAATTCTTCTTTGCAACAAAATTGGCTAGTTTGAAATTACAATCATCTAATCAATCTCAGTTACAATATTAAATCATAGTTCCTTAACAGCTAAGAGATACTTATTTATCAGATAGCTTTCAGTTCAAATTGTGGAGGACTGGGATCAGTGCGCATGCGGACTGGTGAATCAAGCTTGAGGTCGGGTCGGGTCGGGTCTTACCGATTGAAAAAACCGTGGGGAGGCGGCAGGACCGGAAGAGGAAGGCCGCGGGTGGACAGCGGGCGAGCTCGAGGACTGCGGGGTCGCCGACGAGTTCGGGAGCTCCCTCTCCACACCCTCGGGAGCACACAGGTGGATGGCAGCGGGGTCCGCGGTGCTCGTCTGTGGACGGAGGCAACGGCCCGGACCTCGCGCCAGTGGACGGAGGCGGCAGACCGCAGCTCGTGGGGGAGGGGGGACGTCAGGGGCCGCAGCaaggcctgcggcggcgggatTGCAGTCGTGGCGTAGCCCTCGTGAATCGATCTGACGGCAGGTGGGCGCGCCGGCTAGGATTTGGGCGCGGGCAAGACAGCGAGCGACGGAGAGGTGAGGCGGCGTGCGActcgcggcgcgccggcgcggtggacGAGCAAGACTGACGCGGCGGCACCCGACGGGGGAATCGCTGCTGCTGCGCGCCCCTGCTTGGCATCGGCTTGCATAGTCGTCTGGCGGCCCATAGGGGCAGACGGGTTGGGCCAAAATACTTTTTGGGCCACGGCCTTAGACCCAAATCTGCAACATACTAGTAACAGATCCACACAATTTTACATTTTAGACCTTACCTTGGAGAGCaggggacgcggcggcgcttgaCAGGGGCGGCGCAGCTTGGCaggggacgcggcggcgctgtcAGGGGCGGCGCAGTCAGGGGTGCCGGCGGAGGTCAGGGGCGCGGCAGATTTCAGGGGCGGTGCCGGTGAGATCCATCCGGTAAAAAGTGCGGCCGAGAGAGATGCATGGCAGGGAGAAGCTGCGGccgggagaggggcggcggcgggggaggtcaGGGAGCCGGCGCTGCGCCTGGCGTCGGGGGGTCGAGGggtgagaggagggaggggcgtcGGGGGGTCGGGAGGTGACGAGCGGTGAGATGAGCACGCGCCAGGAGAAGTGGTCCGTTTTGGAGGAATggatgggttggacccaacCCACATCGTCTTCCGACCAAACGCGGGATGAGACTCCAACCCTCCAACGAAACATGCGGTTAGTTTAGCAGCTACTGCTGGCTCATCAAGGTTTTCAATTAGGTGCAGAAGCTATATTTTCTTCTGGATTATATAATCTTTATATATGAGATACTGagatgccaaaaaaaaatggtaTAACCGAATGGAGAGTGCAGGCTGCTACTTGTTCACACAAGCCTCCAAATTGTAGTCATATTCTTTGAGTTCCATAATGTTCAGTACAATGTGTCCTGACAATTATATTCGATCCTTTTTTCCCTTAACCTTGCATTCAGTACATGATCATCATATTTGTGCTTATTATACTGGAAGGTGCGATCACTGTGGATGTATGTCTGAATAACAACTGGGAAGAGGTAAGGAGCTCCTCAGCTGTGAACTATGAAGGATCATTGAGCTCCTATATCTGCTATTTGACGTTTTCAAACCTTCAGGATTTCCCCCCTGATCCATCAGGCAAGTTTGATGAATTCAAGGTATTTGTGAGATCAAATTTTGAGGTATTATGTTCTCCAGATCTTTCAAAGTAATTCTCTTGTGTCAATGTTGGCCAATCAATTACAAGAAGCAATATAATTACTTCTAAAAAAACTGCTATGAAATACATTTTTTGCCTTTGTTTcatggaaaataaaaatatggaTCTGAGAGAAAAGCCCTAAGTTTTTGAATGAAAAGCATTAAAAAAGTGATTAACCTGTTCCTGCCTAAGTTCTATTATATGGATTGCTTCCATTGTTAATAGGTCTGTCCCCCTGGTACCTCCTTAATCAGCTATCTTATAGAGTGGGACTGTGGAGGTAAGATAAACAACACATCAGAAATTTGAATTGTGCATGTCATGCTATCAGCTTCCAGGAAATATGATTGGTGAGAGCTGTATGTTATTTGTGCTATAAGGCAAGACTGGTTATCACTTCTCAAGTCTTCAATGCATTGCCACCATGGAGAAGAAGTGACTTAAGCACTGGAAATTATGGAATTGGATCTCCTCGGTCAATGCTTGTGAAAATAATTTCATGGGCCTGGAATGGTTCACACGGAGTGAAAGTTCTATGTCCTAAGAGCTAGCAAGTTTGCAGACAATGATAATGTGGTATTGCTTAGCTTGTCTATCATGAGATAGTGGGATCCTGGTGTGCCTAGTTTTCAGCTCCTTGTTGACTTAAAAACTGCTTGGTGTGTGTAAACAAATACTGTCATGGAAATGCAATGGGTTCAGCCCATTAATTGGGATACCACTGCGAAAATCTCAAGGAGGTTTCCAATGTCATCAAGTTGCAGAATGCCAAGGAAACACTTGACAAGGTCTCGGATGTGTCCGTGTGTGTAACCACTATTGAGAAGGTCAATAACCTGCTCCCGCATATCAGTGGTTCTTAACTGTAGAGCATGAAGTGACTACCAAGTGTTTGATGAGATGTCTGGGATGAGATGCTTTCTAACCTGGAGATGAGTAAATGCTCACTGCAACAACTAGCCATGGGTGTAGGATACATTGAAAATGAGAAGATAATCCTGTCAGTTGATCTAAAAGCAGATGAGCTGCCCTCCAAGTTCTCACATTCTAAGCACCATGAGAAACATTTGAAGTTTGCATTATGTCTTGATGTTTATCTGATGTATGCTGGCTACAAGAGGGCATACTGTTTATCTGACTAGTATTAGGCATTGGAATCTTTGTATTTGGAGATATGTTCTAATGTGTTTGCACCTCTAGCATTGGTGAATTATCAAGCTTACTTCAGTTTATTCAGAAGTTTTCAGAAATGTCCAGCCATCAAATATTCCCAATGATAGCCGGAGTGGTTGCTGTCATTAGTAAGGAGAATCCAGAAGGAAAAGGTTTTATTCTTCAAGTGCTATTCCTTGCAGCTGTCCATGACAACCCGAATGCAATGGCTGGATTCAGATAATTTAACTGAGAGTGTGGGGTTGTTGGTGCTGTCTCTGTTGGCTGTGGATTCGAGTAGATGAGATGGCTCACTCTTGTATAAACCAATGGGATCCAGTTTGTGTTTTAAAGCTCAGATCCACTGGTGAACCAACAGGGAGAGGATATTTTCACACATCAGAACTGAATGAATTTTTGGCTTGGTTGATCTGGAGATGCAGTTCACACTACGATGATCATTTTGCTGTCGAAGCACTATAGCGCGGTGCAGTTTATTTTTTGACTAAAAATGAACTCGAAAGAGGAGCCGACAGAGCCAGCTCCACTGGCCCCGTGCTACAGTACTGCTGCTACAGTAATAACCGGAGCCGGAGCACGCACCCTCAAGTATATACAGCCAGGGTTTTAGCTGCTTAACTACCAACTCAAAATCGAAGGATCCTCCTATTCATAGCTAATGGATCGGATCGGAGTAACAGCGATCGAGATAAGAATTGAATTAATTCAGTCCAAGGATGCCTCCCCAGCATGCTGGTAGTGGGAAACTCTCTCTTTTATCCTTGGTAGTAGCAAGATATCTGGCGATCTCAACATCTAGTCCCTCTTTTGCTAGCTTCACCACATTGCTCGAGTTGCATTGCTTGCACACTGACAGAGCCTGACTAATCATATCTGGAAGAGCTTCTCCCCTGTTGGACGTGAAAGCCCATGCATCAAGACACTGTTAGGAATGGAATGTTTGAAAGAATGCCAATTGTATTTTTATGGAGCACGCAGATGGCATATCTATATGGGGAGATCCGAGATACTAATCATCAGGCTGGTATTACAAAACAAACTATATATTAATTCAAGCATTATTTTATTTGAGATAAAAGTGACACAGTTGTGGAGCAACCGGTGATCGGTGATGGCCTTGACGCTAAGCTAGCGATGCCCAGTCATCGCCTCCAGCAGCACCTGGCCGTCGTCGTGCCCGCCCACGAACCCCAGCACGGGCTTGTGCCCCCTGAGCAGTACAACCTTTCCCTGCGGTCCGCACACAGCCACCGCCAGCACCGGCACGTCGTTAATTAGGGTCCTCGTCAGCAAGGCCTACCACCTCTCGTCGGTGATCACCATGCGTCCCTGCTTGCAGAAGACGCGGAAGATGGAGCACGCCGAAGACGAAAAGGATGAGGTAGAGTACGAGGCGGCATTATAAGAGAATCAGGCGCCATTGGTAGAGGAATTAAGAGGAGAGATGGACGCGCAGGAGGCTCGGCCGCGCACCGGCACCGCGCCGGGttggtcgtcgccggcggccgtcaTTCCTTCCGTTTAGGAAGGAAAAAGCTATGCGACGTCCACGAGTCAGATCGAGCTGTGGGAGCCCAACAAATTGTGCGCGCGTGATGCTTAGCATCAGCATATgcggaggcgaggcgcggcggctCACGGCGGTACGGGTCTCGGGACCGGCCCGGCCTGCATACTCGCTCAATGCCACGGTGGCACGGTGGTATGCAGCGCCAATGCATCAACTTTTCCCTTTCTTCCCTTTGttacaaaaaataaaataaaaatgcaaCCAAAAAACCATGAGTTGAAGCTGAAATTGATAGAGTACAAAcagatataaatataaatataatttgttttacAGTTTTCGTTGACAAGGGTGGAGTTCACGACAATTCTAAATCAAATTGAAACAAAGCCTTATATTAATTGGATTGGAGAgaccttttcaaaaaaaaattaattaattaattaaaagaTGCAGCCTGCACTGCAAATTCGATACAACCAATGCATGTACCTGTAAGTTTAGACATGAGGAGTCAGACATGACCGGACTCGCTCAGCGTCCGGTCAGTCTCGGCAGACTGACCAACAGTTAGGGTTAAGCACCGGACGCGTCCGGTCTCACAGGGGCCAGCGTCTGTTTTATCTCCAATCACTTCACCCTTTGCAAATGTGTTAACTCCACAAGTGTACCACCGTATGTGTGAGTGAGTTAGCATTTTCATAAACAATTTTCAAAGGGTTTTCACTTATTCTCACCACACCACTCGATCCTAGCAACATCACAAAGTTAGATCGCTCAAGTGGCACTAGATGACCGATATGCAAATAAGTTTGCCCCTTTTGATAGTACGGCCATCTATCCTAAACCTGGTCATAAACTTCTCTACACACCTATGACCGGTGAAATGAAATGCCCTATAGGTTATACCTTTGCCTTGCGCATTTCATTCCATCTCCTCCAATGTTGATGCAACACATGCACCAACACTATCACAAATGATATAATCAACCTCATATCATCATGTGACGTATTGGTTCATCGATCGTGACCTTACTTGCTCTTCACCGTTGCTTCGGTCCATCGGCGCTGAGTCTTTGTTTAAGCATCTCGTCATGCAGTCTAGCGCTTCAAAGCCTCTGACTTGCCCTTCACACTTGCAACCAGTCCATCAAGCCAAGTCTTGCTTTGATCTTCTCCACCTAGTCACATGACTCCATGTCATGTCTCATGTGCAATGAGCTTCTTCATCCCATAAGTGCCTGTGGACTAATTAATCTCCTGTGTATTCTCACATAAACACATATTAGTCCACCTAGGTTGTCACTCAATTACCAAAATCAAACAAGGACATTTCCCTTGTCTTTGCCCTTGTCATCCTTGCTATGAAAACCCAAATCCTTGGGCTGCCTGCACTCGGCGGCAGTATATCTGGAGTTTTTTTGGAAGGGGCAGGGCAATCCGCGTAAGTCTTCAAACCACCTAGGCTTGCCAGGCTTTTTAGACTCATCCGCTGTTTCCGGGTTGTCATTGCAGAAAGCTTGGAACTGCCATCGCTCCTTGATCCTGTTGGAAAAGAGTTCGATCACCTCTCTTTCAGTGATATCGAAAACTTGGGCTTGTATCTCTGCAAAACGTCGATAATATTCCCGGAGATTCTCGTTGGGGAGCTGCTTTCAGCTTCTGAACTCAATCCGAGTAATCTCGGTTGGGTGAGTACTCCGCAAAAGTTATCGGAGAACTTCCTCTAAAGATCGTCCCAAGTGTCCATTGAGTTGGGGAGAAGCTTATCGAACCAATGCAAGCGAGTGGCACGGGCTCAAGCGCCATTGGGAAGTAGAGAGTTTTGACATCATTATTTCCACCAGCCAGTTCTATCGATTGAGAGTAAATGCGAAGCCACTGGTTCGGCTCTGTCTTCTCATTGTACTTGGTGTGATTGGATGGCTTGAATTTATATTGAAACAATGTGCATTCAACTAGTAACTAAAATAGTTAACTAGTACTCGCTCCGTACCAAGTTATAAgatgttttaacttttttttagacACATAGAAtttgttatgcatttagatatgcattatgtctagatacatagtataagcaatgtatctagaaaaggcaaaacatcttataatttggaacggaggaagtaactcaaatatttattttgtactatATGTTATATTTTCAAATCAATAGAAACAAACTAAATGTTCGTTCAACTATAGCAAGAAAAATAATGTGTACACCGTTTCAGCTCGTGGCTATATATATAAGTGGGCCTTTAACTTTGTGTGAGATGCAAGCAGTGATTCAAAGGTACTCTctctattccaaattataagccGCTTTGACTTTTTTGTATATCGATTTTGCTTTGTATTTAGGTATAAtatatgtttagatacatagcaaaatctatattcCAAAAAATTCAAagtgacttataatttggaacggatggagtatttaTTTATCGCCACAAAAATGAAAGCAAAATATGCATGACGAAAGATAATTTTGACAAATAAAGTTGAAGATGTATGGGCACTCTGATTATTACATATATACTTATAAGCAAGTGGCGGGGGATCAACATCTATCCCTTATATTAACTGTTTAAACAAATATATTAACTGTTTAAACAAATATATTTGATACAAGCCAGCCACTTATATTAACTGTTTTCAAATAATTCCCCCATGGTCAGCAAGCATGGTGTGTATGGGAAACAGGTTCTCATGCCCACCGGTATGTGGATGCGGCCGCCCAACTGTTGAACCTTTGAGGTATTCAAATTATAAGATATTGTCCTTGATGATAAGGAAAAGAAGACAATCTCTTTGTaaggatgaaatccgacgaaaTCAACAGGGTAGTGCCCGTCTGCTTCGGCCTTATTATCtttgttggcttcatggacaaCCTCATCAGCATTGTCGAAGTCCCATTCATCGTCAGCAGCAAACTCGTCGTCATGATcctgtgcagcagcagcaggtggtgctTCTAATTCCTCGTTATAGTTACGGATGACCCTCCATTCATCATCAGCAAAGCTGTGACGActgtgaagaggaggaggaggttttGCTAGTAGCGGTTCAAGGCTGATGGTAGTCTTCAACACCCACTCCATGTGAATACTGCAGTGATTTCCATCATtcatctcttcctcctccttaaGCAACCAGACTCGAAACTGGGGGCAGCACCAACAAGTTCGCTCCGTGTTAGAGACCCAATAAAGTAACGCAAAGTACACCCCTTTCTCTGATTTTCCCAAGTAAAAGGTAGCACTCTCAGCGCCAAGTTTGCTCCGTGTTGCTGGAGATCTCACCATTCGGAACCTGTGGCACGTTCGGCACAAACCATGCCCTGATCTTGCGCTGACTTTAAgacctggtttggttcctctaacttatttttagcacccgtcagaTCAAAACTTTGGATACAAAAAGCTGTGGTCGTCGTTCTCCTGATCCGCCGTCGTCCCGGCCCAGACGCTGACCCCACCAAGCATGTCGCCAATGGATGGTTCCGGGGAGGAAGGCAATTCGGCCCATTGCCGTGTGGCAGGGTTGATCACCATGCAGTCACACACCAAGAGCAGACCGTTGCAGTGATCCCCGACTTCCAGAGAGGAGTAATGTTCCAAGAAGTCGAGGGGGCCGCCGGGGAGATACGTCAGCCGCTCGATGCAGTCGAGGCTGATGCAGTAGAAGGCGTCgaggcggagagggaggaggtcggcgcgcaggaggcggcggccgtcgatGATGGAGCACCAGTGCTTGCGGACGCAGCGTGACGCCGCTAGGCTGCTGGGCGCGCGGGAGACGGCCCAGGACGTCGGCGAGCATGTCGTCAGCTAACTGCTCCATCGATCCGATCGGAGAGGCTAGCTAGGTGTGGCGGCTGGCCGGAGGATGAAGATGCGTCTAGTATAGGAGGTAGTTTCCTCGATCCGATGCATCCGGCGCGGCCCTCAATTTAGGGATCTCATGCATCTCATATGCATGCGGCGCGGTCTGTGTGATCGATCCAGGAAAAAGCAGCTCCACCTATCCACCATATCCACTTTGATCTCAAGACTGAAACTTTCAATCAGCTGTACAGCAAGCTAAGACACCTGCTGGAGCGCACGAGCACGCCACCATACGTCCCCAAAGACGTGCGTGGAAAAGTTGTCCTCGGGCAACAACGTCGCAATTTCCATGGCGAGCCGCCTGGATGGATCTACATCCACGTTGATGGGGAAGCACAACAAGACAAGGTGACACTGGCCATAGCCATTGATGATCTATATCTTCTTGGCTTCAGGAATGCCACTAACTATTGGTACAAGTTTAAAGGCGGATTCAAATGTTTACCGGAAGCCATCGAGCTACCGATTGAACAGAGTTATGGAGAGATGATTGAGGGAGGTCACGAGAATCTTTGGAAGGTTCTTCTAGGAAACCAAGTTTGGTGGCGGATTCACATGTTTACCGGGAGCCATCGTGCTACCGATTCGAGAGAATTATGGAGAGATGATTAAAGGAGGTCACGAGAATCTTTGGCAGGTTACTCTAGGAAACCAATTGGCCATACTTGCCACCAAGCAACTTGCAAGGTACGACTCTATGCCACAAAACAAACCCCAACTCAAAGATGGGCTGGTTCGGTTTGTGGTGATGTTTTGTGTATTCATGAGGTTCAAAGTGATCCGCGACAGATTCTGA containing:
- the LOC117860846 gene encoding uncharacterized protein isoform X1 is translated as MRLQPSNETCGAITVDVCLNNNWEEVRSSSAVNYEGSLSSYICYLTFSNLQDFPPDPSGKFDEFKVFVRSNFEVCPPGTSLISYLIEWDCGGKTGYHFSSLQCIATMEKK
- the LOC117860846 gene encoding uncharacterized protein isoform X3; this translates as MRLQPSNETCGAITVDVCLNNNWEEDFPPDPSGKFDEFKVFVRSNFEVCPPGTSLISYLIEWDCGGKTGYHFSSLQCIATMEKK
- the LOC117860846 gene encoding tetraspanin-19-like isoform X2 yields the protein MIIIFVLIILEGAITVDVCLNNNWEEDFPPDPSGKFDEFKVFVRSNFEVCPPGTSLISYLIEWDCGGKTGYHFSSLQCIATMEKK
- the LOC140223091 gene encoding uncharacterized protein, which encodes MLGGVSVWAGTTADQENDDHSFLGTKPGLKVSARSGHGLCRTCHRFRMVRSPATRSKLGAESATFYLGKSEKGVYFALLYWVSNTERTCWCCPQFRVWLLKEEEEMNDGNHCSIHMEWVLKTTISLEPLLAKPPPPLHSRHSFADDEWRVIRNYNEELEAPPAAAAQDHDDEFAADDEWDFDNADEVVHEANKDNKAEADGHYPVDFVGFHPYKEIVFFSLSSRTISYNLNTSKVQQLGGRIHIPVGMRTCFPYTPCLLTMGELFENS